In Pseudomonas sp. LRP2-20, the genomic window CCTGCTGAGTGTGGACAACGACGGCCATCCAAAGAACGAATACAGCCGTGGCGGTGCAGCGCTGAAGCTGCGGGTATCCGGTACCGTGCTGTCCTGGGGAGAACAGCGGGTGAAGACGCCCGTGTTCAGTTCTTCCGACAGCCGCCTGCTGCCCGAAACGGCCACCGGATTGTTCCTCTCCAGCAACGAGATCGACACCCTCAAGCTGGTCGCCGGCCACTTCAACGAAAATACCGACCGCAACGCGTCCAGCCACGACCAGGGCTTCGTAGTGAACTACTCCGACGGCCGCCAGGGCAACAGTTTCGACCTCGCCGGCCTGGTGTGGAACCCCGGCGCCGCCTTCAGCGCCAGCCTGTACACCTCGCGCTACGAAGACAACTGGAACCAGCACTACCTCGGCAGCACCCTCACCCATGCACTGGACGAACGCCGCAGCCTGAGCCTGGACCTCAACCTGTACCGCACCACCGACACCGGCAAGGCGCTGTCCGGGCGTATCGACAACACCACCTGGAGCCTGGTCTCGCGCTACAACCAAGGCCCACACAGCGTCAGCCTCGGCTGGCAGCAAGTGGACGGCAACACGCCATTCGACTACGTCAGCCGCGGGGCGATCTACCTCGCCAACGCCGTGCAGATGTCCGACTTCAACGCCCCGAACGAAAAATCATGGCAGGCGCGCTATGACCTGAACATGGGCGGCTACGGCATGCCGGGGCTGAGCCTGAGCGCCTTGTACGTACGCGGCTTCGATATCGACGGCACTCACGTCGACCCCAACGGCGGCTATGCGTACCTGGGTTATGGCAAGGGCGGCAAGCACTGGGAGCGGGACCTGGAGGCGCGCTATGTGGTGCAGAGTGGCAAGGCCAAGGGCACCACCTTCTCGCTGCGGCACAACATGCACCGGGGCAATACGGCGCAGGCGGAGCTGGATGGTGACCAGATCCGCCTGGCCGTGGAGTGGCCGTTGTCAGGCAGTTTCTGACAGGCCCACGCCCTCTATGGCGAGCCAATGCTCCATATGTGTCGTACGCCATACCGGGTCGTCCTCCACATCGATCAGCGAAAAGCCCTGCCGCTCCCAGAAGCGGATCGCCCCGGGCAAAAACGGGTGGGTATGCAGGTACAGGCATTCGACTGCAGCGGCACGGGCGTGCTCGCGCAAGGCGGCGAACAATGCTGCAGCCAGGCCATGACGGCGGTACTCGGGCAGCACGAACAGGCGCACCACCTCGACCACCCGCTTGTCGTGGTAATCGAGCTGAGCGAAGCGGTGGTCGTAAGGCAGATAGCCGACGCCGGCGATCAAACGACCTTGATCGCGGGCTTCGAGGAAATGGCCTTCGCCGTCCAGGTAAGTCTGCGCGAAGTGGGCGAGGTCCTTGGGCATCGGCGAATCGGCCAACATCGGGAAAAGCCCACGCCGAGCGCTGTCGATGAACGCCACGACTTCACGGATACTGCCGTGGCTGGGGGGTTGGATGATCCACTGGGTCATGAGCTTGGAAACGTGATCTGAGCGAGCGTTTTTCTACCTCAAGGGCTGATGGCTGGCAACCCGACACCGCTATAATCCCCCTTCTGCACTACGCCCCCAAGGCCACCCCATGCCCTGCATCCAGAAGTTGCTGCTACCCCTGCTGTTCATTGCCGCCCTTGCCGCCTGCGACCAGAAGCCCTCCCGCGAAGAGCAGATCCTGGCCAACCTGCCGCTGCAGGAAGCCTACGACCACAACATCGAGCGCATGGCCGCGCTGCTGACCCGCACCCACCCGCAGCTGGATGCAGCCACCATCAGCAACGTCCTGCGCAAGCACCTCACCGTCGAGGACCAGCGCCAGGACCTGTTCAAGCTCTACAGCGAGAAGCATTTCAGCGACGCCGAATTCGCCACCATCGTCGCCGCCACCCGCGACCCGGCCAAGGCCAGGGCGCTGGAAGAGACCGAAGAAGGCAAGCGCCTGAGCGACAAGCTTACCGGCCTGATGCGTGAGACCGCGCAGGACAAAAAGGTCCAGGCGCTGGCCGAGCAGCGCATGCAGCAGGTGGAGGATGAACTGAAAGCGCTGGAGAAGTCAGGCTCCTGATTCCTTGACCTGGCACCGGCTGCGCCGGTGTTCGCGGGGCAAGCCCGCTGTCACAGGATCACCCCATAGCTGACGGATGTGCGGTCCCTGGGGGCGGGCTTGTCGAGGCGTCGAACCGCCGTGAACAGGCCGCAACAGAGCGCTTGCGCTTCAGCAAAGATGAACTTCACTGCTGTAACAAGCCTTGTCATAAAACTGTCGTGATTCGGTCATAGGATTGACCCCTACCTGACATTTCCCTCTTCATGGATGAGCGTCTCATGCGTCGTGTGGTTTTCAATCAG contains:
- a CDS encoding GNAT family N-acetyltransferase produces the protein MTQWIIQPPSHGSIREVVAFIDSARRGLFPMLADSPMPKDLAHFAQTYLDGEGHFLEARDQGRLIAGVGYLPYDHRFAQLDYHDKRVVEVVRLFVLPEYRRHGLAAALFAALREHARAAAVECLYLHTHPFLPGAIRFWERQGFSLIDVEDDPVWRTTHMEHWLAIEGVGLSETA
- a CDS encoding OprD family porin, whose product is MSLRPATVLLSLPLAGLAPFALADSAQSQSHGLLEDSSWSLLNRTVYDQRDYKHGGRNSSARNAYKPRSERNGMAEEWAYGLMGTLQSGFTQGLIGVGVDAHVYQGVQLDSGGGRAGKARLLSVDNDGHPKNEYSRGGAALKLRVSGTVLSWGEQRVKTPVFSSSDSRLLPETATGLFLSSNEIDTLKLVAGHFNENTDRNASSHDQGFVVNYSDGRQGNSFDLAGLVWNPGAAFSASLYTSRYEDNWNQHYLGSTLTHALDERRSLSLDLNLYRTTDTGKALSGRIDNTTWSLVSRYNQGPHSVSLGWQQVDGNTPFDYVSRGAIYLANAVQMSDFNAPNEKSWQARYDLNMGGYGMPGLSLSALYVRGFDIDGTHVDPNGGYAYLGYGKGGKHWERDLEARYVVQSGKAKGTTFSLRHNMHRGNTAQAELDGDQIRLAVEWPLSGSF